The Candidatus Zixiibacteriota bacterium genome contains the following window.
GAGGCTCCCCCGGAACCGGCAGGGGGGACACTCGTTCAAACTCGGACAACGGCGGCGATTGCGTTCGTGATGTCGATCTACCTGTTTTTCGTCGTTATTGCGTCGTGCGGCCTGATTCCTCGGGCGCTCGAAAAGGGTCGGGCCGAGTTCTACCTGTCGAAACCATTTTCGCGACACCGGTTTCTGATCGGCAAACTACTTTCGATCTGGGTCGTCTACGGGCTTCTGGCTGTACTCTGCGGGAGTCTCGTGTACGTAATCTCGATACTAATTCACGGTGGTTTCGATATCCGCGTGCTGCTGCTTTTTGGCGTGTCGCTGTTGGAATTCACGGTCTGGCTGAGCGTACTCGGACTGATCGGAGTCCTGACGGGGTCGGGGTCGTGGGCGATGATGCTTGCATTCTGCCTGTGGGTTGCCCAGAACCTGCTTTCGTTGCACGAGCAGTTTGGCCAGATTGTCGCCAACAAAGCGATAGCTTACACGGTCGACGCATTCTACTATGTATTGCCCAAGACTGGCCAGATGGGTGAGATTGGTGCCAACCTTGCTTCCGGCCGTCCGATAGAAAGCTGGCTGCCGCTCTGGAGCTCACTGCTCTTTGCTACTGTTGTGGGATATGCGTCGATCCGAGTGTTCGAACGTCGTGATTACTGACGCATTAGATGGGATGTTGTGCCATGCCTGACCGAGATCTTATACATGAACTCCTGGAGCCGCTGCGGACCGCGCTCCAGATGGAAACCGAGGGGCGGCAGTTATTTCTCGAGGCGGCGCGGCGCGCGTCGGGGCGACACGCCCGCCAGACTTTCGAGTTTCTCGCCGCTGAGGAAGAAAGACATATTGAGCGCATCCGCGAGTTCTATGCGTCCATAGAGGACAAGGGAAGCGCCGCGGCCGCCGAAATTCCGCCCTCCGATCCGGGCAAGCGGTTGCTCGAATTTAATGATCAGCTGGCGAACCTCCGCGACGAGATCAAACCGACTTTGTCTGATATCGAGGCCTTTCGCTTCGCTATCAGGTTCGAAAACGGCGCCGAGGAATTCTACCGCAAGCAGATCGAAACGACCCCCAGCGACAAGGCCCGTGACTTCTATCGCTGGCTGGTGGGCGAGGAGGAAATCCACGCCCAGGTGCTTGGCTCCTGTCTCGAATTTGCCGAGGATCCTGCCGCTTGGTTTCGCCGCCACGGGCGTTCCAAATAAATCGTCCGCTTAATGGCTTTACTCACGGGAGGCGGCCGCGTATATTCGGCCCTGATTTGTCACAAAGTCTAAGGAGCTTTGACATGACGCCTGTCGAATATCTTCAACAAACCGAAGCCAAACGGCTGGACGAACTCTTCCAGTTACTCAAGTTCCCGTCGGTCTCCGCGAAAAGCGAACACAAGCCGGACATGATCGCCTGCGCCGACTGGCTGGCGGGGCATCTGCGCGATATCGGATTCAACTCCGAGGCCTGTCCCACCGGCGGACACCCCCTGGTTTACGCAGACTACATGGTGGGTCCGAAGGCGCCGACCGTGCTATACTACGGGCACTACGACGTTCAGCCCCCGGAGCCATTCGATCTGTGGAAATCACCGCCGTTCGAACCGGTGATTCGCGACGGTTATGTCTGGGCACGGGGCTCGGCTGACAACAAAGGCCAGTTGTTCATTCATGTCAAAGGTCTTGAGGCGGTCCTCAAGGCTACCAGAAGTCTGCCTATCAATGTGAAGCTGCTGTTCGAGGGTGAGGAAGAGGTTCACTCGGCGCACTTGCCGGCATGGATACGCAAGAACCGCAAGAAACTTAAAGCCGATATCGCCGTGGTCTCGGACACCGCCATGTTCAGCCCCACGCTGCCGGCCGTAACTTTCGGTCTTCGCGGTATCGCCGCCGCCGAGCTGTTTGTCTACGGCCCGGCGCGCGATGTTCACTCCGGCTCTTTCGGCGGCGCGATCGCCAATCCGGCCAATATCCTGTGTGAACTGGCCGCCAAACTCCACGACAAAAACAGCCGGGTGACCATTCCCGGCTTCTACGACGGCGTTAAACCGCTTTCCGCGTGGGAGCGGGCACAGTTCAAGAAGCTGCCGTTCAGCCAGACAAAGTATCTCAAATCGCTCGGAATCCCGGCGCTCCACGGAGAGAAGGGGTTTACAACTTACGAGCGGTCGTGGTCACGCCCGACTCTCGACATAAACGGGATAACCAGCGGCTACCAGGGCGAGGGCGCAAAGACGATTATCCCGTCGTATGCCTCCTGCAAGATCACCATGCGGCTCGTGCCGGGACAGGATCCGATGGATATCTGCAACAAGCTGGAGAAATACATTATGAGGATCGCCCCCAGGTCGGTCAAAGTCAAAGTCCACAAGCACGGCGGGGCGAGAGCCGTAGTTGTTCCCCACGAGGGGCCCTGGCTCGATGCCGCGGCGCGGGCGATCAAGGCCGGATTCGGCAAAGCGCCGGTGTTCATGAAGGAAGGCGGCTCGATTCCCATTGTAGGCGATTTCAAAAATATCCTCGGTCTCGATACGCTGCTGATCGGCTTTTGCCAGAACGACGACAACATCCATTCGCCCAATGAGCGCTTCAAACTGCGCGATTTCCAACGGGGCT
Protein-coding sequences here:
- a CDS encoding dipeptidase, translating into MTPVEYLQQTEAKRLDELFQLLKFPSVSAKSEHKPDMIACADWLAGHLRDIGFNSEACPTGGHPLVYADYMVGPKAPTVLYYGHYDVQPPEPFDLWKSPPFEPVIRDGYVWARGSADNKGQLFIHVKGLEAVLKATRSLPINVKLLFEGEEEVHSAHLPAWIRKNRKKLKADIAVVSDTAMFSPTLPAVTFGLRGIAAAELFVYGPARDVHSGSFGGAIANPANILCELAAKLHDKNSRVTIPGFYDGVKPLSAWERAQFKKLPFSQTKYLKSLGIPALHGEKGFTTYERSWSRPTLDINGITSGYQGEGAKTIIPSYASCKITMRLVPGQDPMDICNKLEKYIMRIAPRSVKVKVHKHGGARAVVVPHEGPWLDAAARAIKAGFGKAPVFMKEGGSIPIVGDFKNILGLDTLLIGFCQNDDNIHSPNERFKLRDFQRGCLTAAALPFELAGVKA
- a CDS encoding ferritin family protein, encoding MPDRDLIHELLEPLRTALQMETEGRQLFLEAARRASGRHARQTFEFLAAEEERHIERIREFYASIEDKGSAAAAEIPPSDPGKRLLEFNDQLANLRDEIKPTLSDIEAFRFAIRFENGAEEFYRKQIETTPSDKARDFYRWLVGEEEIHAQVLGSCLEFAEDPAAWFRRHGRSK